The window AGCGCAGCAGCGGCACCCCGCTCTGCCGTGCACCGACGAACTCGCCCGGACCGCGGATGCGCAGGTCCTCGCGCGCGATCGCGAAGCCGTCGCTGTGCTCGTAGATCACCTTCAGGCGCGCGCGGCCCGTCTCCGACAGCGGATGGGCGTAGATCAGGATGCAGGCGGATTCCTTCGTGCCGCGCCCAACGCGCCCGCGCAGCTGGTGCAGTTGCGCGAGGCCGAAGCGCTCGGCGTGCTCGATCACCATCAGGCTCGCGTTGGGGACATCGACGCCGACCTCGATCACCGTCGTCGCGACCAGCAGGTGGATGTCGCCGGCGGCGAAGGCGGCCATCGTCGCGGACTTCTCGTCGGACTTCATGCGCCCATGCACGAGGCCGATCTTCAGCTCGGGCAGCGCCGCGCCGAGCGACTCGAAAGTCTCGACCGCGGTCTTCAGCTGCAGCGCCTCGGATTCCTCGATCAGCGGGCATACCCAGTACGCTTGCGCCCCGCCGAGGCAGGCGTCGCGCACGCGCGCGACGACCTGGTCGCGGCGTGATTCGGCGACGAGCTTGGTGAGGATCGGCGTGCGGCCGGGCGGCAGCTCGTCGAGCACGGTGACGTCGAGGTCGGCGTAGTAGCTCATCGCCAGGGTGCGCGGGATCGGCGTCGCCGACATCATCAGCATGTGCGGGTGCAGCGCGTCGGCGCCCTTCTCGCGCAGCGCGAGGCGCTGGCGCACGCCGAAGCGGTGCTGTTCGTCGACGATCGCGAGGCCCAGGCGCGGCAGCGTCACCGGGTCCTCGATCAGCGCATGCGTGCCGACCGCGAGCAGCACTTCGCCGCTCGCGAGCCGCGCGAGTTCGGCCTCGCGTTCCTTCTTCCGCCGGCTCCCCGACAGCCACGCGATACCGACACCGAGCGGCTCCAGCCATGCGGCGAGCTTCTTCCAGTGCTGCTCGGCGAGGATCTCGGTGGGCGCCATCAGCACCGCCTGGAAGCCATTCCCGGCCGCCTGCAGCATCGCCAGCGCGGCGACGATGGTCTTGCCGCTGCCGACGTCGCCCTGCAGCAGGCGCTGCATCGGGTGCGGCGTCGCGAGGTCGCGGCCGATCTGCGCGACCGCCCGAGCCTGCGCGCCGGTGAGGCTGAACGGCAGTTGCGCGCGCAGCGCGCCGGTGAGCTGGCCGTCATCCCGTAAGATCGGCGCGCGGCGCGTGCGGCGGGCATTGTAGGCGCGGCGCAGCGAGAGCTGCTGGACGAGGAGCTCCTCGAACTTGATGCGCTGCCACGCCGGATGCGCACGGTCTTCCAGCGCGTACGGATCGACGTCGGGCGGCGGCTGGTGCAGCGTGCGCAGCGCGTCCGCGAAAGGCGGCAGCCGCAGCCCGTCGAGCATTGCCGCGGGCAGCAGTTCGGCCATCGGCGGGCGCTGCAGTTCGCGCGCGATGAGCTTGCGCAGCGCCGACTGCGCGAGCCCCGCGGTGGTCGGATAGACCGGCGTGAGCGCCTGCGGCAGCGCCTCGCCCGCTTCGACCGGGTGCACGCGCGGGTGCACCATCTCGTTGCCGAAGAAACCGCCCCGCACTTCGCCGAACACGCGCACCCGGCGGCCCGGCGCGAGCTGTTTCTGCTGCGACGGGTAGAAATTGAGCCAGCGCGCGGTGAGCGTACCGCTCGCGTCGCGGATCTGCGCGACCAGCTGGCGGCGCGGGCGCAGCACGACTTCGCAGGACACGACGTCGCCTTCGACCTGGACCGGCGCACCGGCGCGCGCCGCGGCGATCGGCGTCAGGCGGGTTTCGTCCTCGTAGCGCAGCGGCAGGTGCAGGACGAGGTCCTGCGGCCGGCGGATGTCGAGCTTCGCCAGCCGGCCTGCGAGTTGCGGGCCGATGCCGGCCCAGCCTTGCGTGTCCTTAGCCAAGCACCAGGATGGCGTCGGCCTCGACCACGCCGCCCTTGGGCAGTTCCTTCACGCCGACGGCGGCGCGTGCCGGGAAGGGCTCGGCGAAGTAGCGCGCCATCACTTCATTCACCTTGGCGAAGTTCGCGAGGTCGGTGAGGTAGATCGTCACGCGCACGGCGTCGGCGAGCGAACCGCCGGCCGCTTCGGCAACCGCCTTGAGGTTCTCGAACACGCGCACGGTCTGCGCTTCGAAGCCTTCGACCATCTGCATCGTCGCGGGGTCGAGGCCGATCTGGCCGGAAATGTAGACGGTGTCGCCGACCTTGACGGCCTGCGAATAGGTGCCGATCGCGGCGGGCGCGTTGGGGGTCGAGATGATGCTTCGGCTCATCGTGATACTCCTTTTCTTCTGACTACGGGAAGGCCCGGGTCGCGGGCCAATGAAACGGGGCGCCGACAGAAACAGGCACGCTCAGCCTTCGGCGCGCAGCGTGACGTCGCAGCCCAGGCGGGTGATGATCTTCTGCAGGCCGCGGCGCTCGGCAACGTTGATCACCAGCGGCGCCATGAAGTTCGCGCGCATGCCCGCGGTCGCGGGGCTGCCGGCCTCGCCTGCCTCCTTGCGCACGATCACGGCGACAAAGGCATCGGCGGGGTTGGCGAGCTTCAGTTGCGCGGTTTCCGCGTCGCTGAGGGCGAATTCGTAATTGACGCCCAGGCTGTCCGGCGCGGTGATCGAGAACACGGCTTCAGGGTTGTCCAGGCTCTGCAGCAGGAATAGCGAGGAAGTCGAGTCCTGTTCATGCACCAGCGCGAAGTTCTTGCACGCTTCGAAACCGGGCAGGCCGGCCGGGAACTCGATCACCTTCTCATCGGGGATATCGACGCTGCCGAACACCTGACTTTCGATCTTCATGGAGCTCTCCTGTGATTGATCGGCCCGCGCGCCCGGCGGGTCGCGCGCGAGGCCGGCTGGCCGCGGTTCGGCCATTCCTCCACCGCAAGGGTTACTTGCGCGGAGGCAAGATCATGCCATCCAGCTTGCGTTCGCGGCGAATTTTTTCCTGTTCGGCGAGGGCCGACTGGCGGTCCGGATAGGGGCCGAGCACCACGCGCGCCTGCAGGTGGGCAGGATAGCCCTTGCGCTCGAGTTCGCGGCGCATGCCCTCGGCGTTGCCGGTGTCGAGGAACACGCCGAGCTGGATCAGGTAGCCGGGCCC is drawn from Azoarcus sp. DN11 and contains these coding sequences:
- the recG gene encoding ATP-dependent DNA helicase RecG, which translates into the protein MAKDTQGWAGIGPQLAGRLAKLDIRRPQDLVLHLPLRYEDETRLTPIAAARAGAPVQVEGDVVSCEVVLRPRRQLVAQIRDASGTLTARWLNFYPSQQKQLAPGRRVRVFGEVRGGFFGNEMVHPRVHPVEAGEALPQALTPVYPTTAGLAQSALRKLIARELQRPPMAELLPAAMLDGLRLPPFADALRTLHQPPPDVDPYALEDRAHPAWQRIKFEELLVQQLSLRRAYNARRTRRAPILRDDGQLTGALRAQLPFSLTGAQARAVAQIGRDLATPHPMQRLLQGDVGSGKTIVAALAMLQAAGNGFQAVLMAPTEILAEQHWKKLAAWLEPLGVGIAWLSGSRRKKEREAELARLASGEVLLAVGTHALIEDPVTLPRLGLAIVDEQHRFGVRQRLALREKGADALHPHMLMMSATPIPRTLAMSYYADLDVTVLDELPPGRTPILTKLVAESRRDQVVARVRDACLGGAQAYWVCPLIEESEALQLKTAVETFESLGAALPELKIGLVHGRMKSDEKSATMAAFAAGDIHLLVATTVIEVGVDVPNASLMVIEHAERFGLAQLHQLRGRVGRGTKESACILIYAHPLSETGRARLKVIYEHSDGFAIAREDLRIRGPGEFVGARQSGVPLLRYADLEGDADLLEPARTLAERLLCEAPDVATRLMERWLGGREGLLRA
- a CDS encoding RidA family protein; translated protein: MSRSIISTPNAPAAIGTYSQAVKVGDTVYISGQIGLDPATMQMVEGFEAQTVRVFENLKAVAEAAGGSLADAVRVTIYLTDLANFAKVNEVMARYFAEPFPARAAVGVKELPKGGVVEADAILVLG
- the fliW gene encoding flagellar assembly protein FliW, whose amino-acid sequence is MKIESQVFGSVDIPDEKVIEFPAGLPGFEACKNFALVHEQDSTSSLFLLQSLDNPEAVFSITAPDSLGVNYEFALSDAETAQLKLANPADAFVAVIVRKEAGEAGSPATAGMRANFMAPLVINVAERRGLQKIITRLGCDVTLRAEG